The genomic DNA CCCCCGATATCCTTGTAGTCATCTTTTTGTCCTGAAAGGAAATTCCCCAATGAATAAACGATGATGGCTTCACGGCCATCTTCTGTCTTCACTTTCTCAATGGGTTGCAGCACATGAGGATGGTGTCCAAAAATGACATCGACTCCATTTTCCGTCATGACTTTCCCTAATCGTTTCTGTTCTTCATTCGGGAACCGCTCATATTCATTTCCCCAGTGAAGGCTCATCACGACCATATCCACGTCAAGTTTCCTGGCTCTTTTAATTTCGTTGATCATGTTGTCTTCGTCTATGAGATTCACGAGATACTCTTTACCTGCAGGCACCGGGATGCCATTTGTTCCGTATGTATACGATAAGAGAGCAAATTTGATCCCATTGACATTGAATGTACGGATCGTATCCTGATCTTTCTGATTCTTAAATGTACCGACATAGGGCATGGACACTTTTTCATAATAATCGATGGCACTTAGAAGACCTTTTTCCCCGCGGTCAATGGAGTGATTGTTTGCCGTTGTTACAACATCCACTCCTACGTCCTGGAGTGTGTCGATGATTTCGTATGGACTGTTAAAGGACGGGTAAGTGGACAATCCGATCTTTGTACCGCCTGGTGTCGATTCCTGATTGGCAATCAGGAAATCAGGTGACTTGAGTATGTCTTTTACACCTGCAAACATGGGCGCAAAGTCGTACGAACCGTCTTTTTTCGCGTCTTCATACACCCGGTCATGCAGAAGGATATCCCCAATTCCTGCGATGGTGGCACTGGTTTCAATGGACTTATCTTTAACTTGCAACTCCCTGACTGCATGCTGATCAGAAGCGAGTCCACCTGATTGTGTACCGGCATCATTGTACTGCATGCTCAAAAGACCTCCGACTGCAATCAGCAATAGAAAAGCAATCGCGAGCCCGATCATTTTTTTATTCACATTCATCATCCTTTTTGACTAGTTGACTTCACCCTATTTTACACAAAAAAGAAGGGAATAGGCGAAATTTTTTAAATTTATACAGGGTTCGACATGGAGGAGGAGGCAAACAAAAGAAAAAAGCCCTGAAATGGGCTTTCGTTTGTACATCAAATCCATGTGACTTTCGGTTCGGTTTTATTTTTAATACGGACGATATTGCTTCGATGCCGGTAGATGACAAAGGCTGTAAGTATGCCTACGACGATGATGAGGGGAATGTCCCACACGATCAGCGTATAGATGAAGGCGAACACTCCTGCCAACATGGAGGAAAGCGATACGTATTTGCTAAAGTAAAGGCTGATGAAAAATACAGCCAAGAGGATGACAAACACCAGCGGGGCATATCCAAGCAGGACGCCTGCAGATGTGGCAACCGCTTTTCCTCCTCTGAAACCTGCAAAAACCGGGAACATATGTCCCACGACAGCTACGACTCCAGCAAGAAGCTGGTAGTCCTGAGTACTGGCGAAGAGTAACGGAATGAGCGTTGCGGCCGTTCCTTTAAGAATATCCATTGCGGTAACGGTCATCCCCGCTTTTTTACCCAGCACCCTGAAGGTATTGGTCCCGCCAAGATTTCCACTTCCATGTTCGCGTATATCTATTCCGTAAAAGGATTTTCCAATCCATAGTCCTGAGGGAATGGAGCCCAAAAGATAGGATAATACGAGTATAAGGGCTAAGATCATGTTCATTTCTCCTTTAATATAACTAATCCACTCTTATAGTAACATGTTTTACCTATTCATAGGGGAAAAATACTGTAAAAATTAGTACCTGTTCTTAAAAGTAGATAGTGAATCCTCTTTGTATAACATATGATCCATAGAGGCACAGTTATGTTAAAATGAATCGTTAGACTAGAAAATAGAAATGAAGGTGTCAACATGCAACTCGTCTTAGCCGCATTCCAATGGATGGCATTCATGATCGCAGGATCCATTGCCGCCCCCATTGCGATTGCCGACCTCTTCCAGCTGTCTCCTGCCGAGACGGCTGGATTCATCCAGAGAACCATTTTTGTATTAGGTGCCGCAAGTCTGATTCAGGCGCTTATCGGGCATAGACTGCCGATTAATGAAGGACCCGCGGGTTTGTGGTGGGGTGTATTTTCCATATATGCCGGATTCGCAGGAACGCTGTACGAGTCGCACAGTCAAGTGATGGGCGTTCTTCAAGGGGGGATGATTGTAAGCGGAATCATCTTTATTATCCTGTCGTTGACAGGTTTATTGAAAAAACTGACCTCTCTTTTCACCCCCACGATTACATTTGTCTACCTCATGCTCTTGATCCTGCAGCTGAGCGGATCATTCGTCAAGGGAATGTTTGGCATCCAGCATGAAGGGCAGCCGTTTGACTGGCTTGTTCTGCTCGGCAGCGCACTGACAATCCTCATCGCCCTCTATCTACAAGGGCATAAGGTTCAATGGCTCCAGAGATATTCGATCATCTTCGCCTTGATCGGCGGCTGGATCATCTTTGGTCTCTTAGGGCTGACCAAGACCACGTCTGTTTCGAGCAGCTGGTTCTCCCTTCCGGAGGTGTTTGCCTTCGGAAGACCGGTATTCGATTCGGGAATCATTGTAACAGCCATCTTCATCACCTTCCTGTTAACGACGAATATGATCGCTTCGATACGGGTCATGGAAGAAGTGATGAAAAAAAGCGGTAAGGAGGTACCGGTACGCTATACGCAAAGTGGTATTGCTGCGGGTATCAATCAGCTCCTCGGCGGAGGGTTCTCCGCGATCGGCTCTGTCCCGATCTCAGGTGCTGCAGGTTTCGTTGCTTCTACAAGGCTTTTCTCTACGCTTCCGTTTATCCTCGGAAGCATCATCATCGTCATCGCAAGCTTCGTACCGAAAGTGATGAATGTGTTCGCCAGTCTGCCGGCACCCGTCGGTTATGCGGTGACCACGGTCATCTTCATCAAGATGGTCGGCCTCGCCCTCGATGAATACAGAAAGGTCAAAGAAGTGGATCGCGTCCACTTCACAGCCGGAATCGCTTTGATCATCGGTGTAGGTGCCATGGGTGTTCCAGCCAGTGCTTTTGAAGGTCTTCCTGTCATCGCGGCATCAATTTTGAATAACGGGCTTATTCTCGGCACCATCGTAGCCATCATAACGGAACAGATCCTGATGAAAAAAAATACTTAACAAAATCAAAAGGAATTCAAGATTAGGGTGGAGAAATAAGGGAATAGTGATGTTTAAAGGAGGTTATCAACCATGGAGAATCCAAGTAGAGAAGAAATCGGTCGCATCCTGAAACGGTCGAGACGGATAGCCGTCATCGGACTGAGTGATAATCCCGCCAGGACCTCCTATACCGTCTCCCAGGCGATGCAGGCCAGCGGTTATGAAATCATCCCTGTCAATCCAACGATCGAGTCCGCTCTCGGGGTGAAGGCTGTCAGCAGTTTAAAAGACATCGAGGGTCCTGTCGATATCGTCAATGTCTTTAGACGTTCTGAATTCCTACCTGAAATTGCCCGCGAATTTGATGAGATCGATTCGCCGGTATTCTGGTCCCAGCTCGGTGTTGTGAATGAGGAGGCCTATTCCTTCCTCAAAGAAAAAGGGTATACGGTCATCATGGATCGTTGTATCAAAGTGGAACATGCCTTAACCAGATAGGATTTACAGGCAAGCGGCGAATGATGCCGCTTGTTTTTTCTGTGACATTTCTGCAGAAAAATGTTATCCGGGATTATGTAAATTCAGGGATTTTCATTTGCGAATTTCAAATATAACGCTAAAATAAAGCATAGTGGTTCACCATTTTACGGGTGAACGAACATGCGTTCTTATGATATAGTAGT from Rossellomorea marisflavi includes the following:
- a CDS encoding CapA family protein produces the protein MNVNKKMIGLAIAFLLLIAVGGLLSMQYNDAGTQSGGLASDQHAVRELQVKDKSIETSATIAGIGDILLHDRVYEDAKKDGSYDFAPMFAGVKDILKSPDFLIANQESTPGGTKIGLSTYPSFNSPYEIIDTLQDVGVDVVTTANNHSIDRGEKGLLSAIDYYEKVSMPYVGTFKNQKDQDTIRTFNVNGIKFALLSYTYGTNGIPVPAGKEYLVNLIDEDNMINEIKRARKLDVDMVVMSLHWGNEYERFPNEEQKRLGKVMTENGVDVIFGHHPHVLQPIEKVKTEDGREAIIVYSLGNFLSGQKDDYKDIGGMATVTVNKSIQDGRVTLSYPSVDFEPTYVSEQGYSNYRLHPLSEAHKKGLISNSAKEITTHMTDGMAQ
- the plsY gene encoding glycerol-3-phosphate 1-O-acyltransferase PlsY codes for the protein MILALILVLSYLLGSIPSGLWIGKSFYGIDIREHGSGNLGGTNTFRVLGKKAGMTVTAMDILKGTAATLIPLLFASTQDYQLLAGVVAVVGHMFPVFAGFRGGKAVATSAGVLLGYAPLVFVILLAVFFISLYFSKYVSLSSMLAGVFAFIYTLIVWDIPLIIVVGILTAFVIYRHRSNIVRIKNKTEPKVTWI
- a CDS encoding purine/pyrimidine permease; protein product: MQLVLAAFQWMAFMIAGSIAAPIAIADLFQLSPAETAGFIQRTIFVLGAASLIQALIGHRLPINEGPAGLWWGVFSIYAGFAGTLYESHSQVMGVLQGGMIVSGIIFIILSLTGLLKKLTSLFTPTITFVYLMLLILQLSGSFVKGMFGIQHEGQPFDWLVLLGSALTILIALYLQGHKVQWLQRYSIIFALIGGWIIFGLLGLTKTTSVSSSWFSLPEVFAFGRPVFDSGIIVTAIFITFLLTTNMIASIRVMEEVMKKSGKEVPVRYTQSGIAAGINQLLGGGFSAIGSVPISGAAGFVASTRLFSTLPFILGSIIIVIASFVPKVMNVFASLPAPVGYAVTTVIFIKMVGLALDEYRKVKEVDRVHFTAGIALIIGVGAMGVPASAFEGLPVIAASILNNGLILGTIVAIITEQILMKKNT
- a CDS encoding CoA-binding protein; the encoded protein is MENPSREEIGRILKRSRRIAVIGLSDNPARTSYTVSQAMQASGYEIIPVNPTIESALGVKAVSSLKDIEGPVDIVNVFRRSEFLPEIAREFDEIDSPVFWSQLGVVNEEAYSFLKEKGYTVIMDRCIKVEHALTR